AAGTTGTATGGCAGGTGCGTATATAACGTAggaataatttattattatgtattggttctttatttttaaagtaatacatataaaacatacgttattttctttctttcttctcctttatttttaatatttattttattttattttaatcaaagaaaacaaaaacgttCAGAGATACAAGTGCCcagagatgaagaacaagactTGGAACAAGGTATCAAAAATGAACATGCTGAAGATCGTGTTTGTGTATGGGACGAGAAATCTGTaggtgtttttgtttttatttttaataggTTAATGACGAGAAAATTATTTgatcttatttgtttttttatttgaacgaaaaaacaacaaagaaaaatatttgaaattgtGTCTAATTTGACATTGTCAATTTCTATactctttccttttctcaccatcattttaaagtaaataataaattactATAATATCTAATTCAATCTAATAGAacacatttaaataaaatatatgacaaGTGTCAATTGTCTGATGCCACTTGTTAGATTTTTGTAAAGTGAGTTTGAAGAAATTCCTTCTATTAGTAcataaagatatttatttactaCTTTTTTTACACTTGCttacatttttcttatgttttgcttagtttttgtcaatttattttcttgcatctcatttcagtttttataATAAGAATAATGTACTAATAGAGTTCTAGACCTgtaataaataacaatttattcTTAAACGTATAAAAAACttaatctaaatattttctatCACATAGCATATTCCAAATTTTGTGCCAGCCTAAACAACAATAATTGgtcatttttttgtatttgtggCTTCACTTGCCAATAAAcgaaaagatatttatttgtataattcaaaatcatgTATCAAATGTATTATTATCCATGCTacatatttattgttttaacataaattttgACGGAAAATCCTCTAAAAAACCCTTCAAGgtgataactttttttatttgctcttaactttttaacattatatacaaatcaaatttaaggAAACAACTcaataatatgatattttaactttaaacTGCTAATTTTATTATGcattatatgaatatataatatcaatttttttgttgttttaagttcttaaagagaagattttatttatttaaaattatcttACATTTACATAAAGTATTATTGATCATTTGGAAACTAGATAGTGACATGACGTCTTTCAGTATATTTATCAGATTTTATATGActtattttttcctttgaacTGACATTATGAGATCTTTAGTCAAGTTGAAGggtttttaattgaaaattatcTTAAATCATAGGCTTTAGAATTTTAACTATGAAGAAGGTTCATCTATTTTTCGAGTTTCAAGACAATTTGTAATAcatgcatttttattttcaaaaaaaagtaatacccaatattttaagttttattttataataaaatatacaattttcacgaaaaaaattaaatatagtgCATTGAAAACTCTTAATCAActataatatcttttttagatacattataatttgtaaacatcaaaattaatattttaattatttactaacgatatattaacaattatagataaaattatatataatttaatttaaatatcattttatattcaaaactaaaatcaaatatataatccACGCATCCCGTGgaaaattttctaatattcaatatagaaataaaagttcacgaaaaatacaaaattacaaaattagtattcatagaaaataaaataaattaatttgttacttttttttttgctataaaagttttttacatttaaagtcttaaaaccAATGTTCAAGAAAGTGGTAGGCGCTAAGCGGACAGTGATCCAATACCTAGTGCCTACAATGCTTAATTGGGGCGTACGTAATTTTAGGCGGTTAAAGCgtttataatataaacattataaatatgattttatacataaatattatataaaatatcgagaaaaaaaataaatatgttaaattgtaaacaaaaattagacaaaatttatatttaactatatcaaatattatatgaagATTTATAACTATTAAATAGAAGTTAtttaaaacacacataaaatCGTTTACAATACTTGAcaacatattttaaatgtcggcaattgatttttttccgaTTCAATTCAGtaatttttgttcaattgCCTCCTATCACTCAATGaagagaaataataatatataagtcTATGAGATCATCACGACAGAGAACTATGGAAATGACACATACTGTGTACGGTGaacatatataactaaatatcCATTGGAGGGACTCGCTTAGTCTTTGGTGTGCTTGATGTGACACGAGTAtcgaagaagaggaacaaagAATGGGCTCTTGAACAACATTTGAACGTGGCTATTGCACTTCTTGTCCATATTCACAACGATCTCGCAGCATTCCTCGTCCATTAATGTGaaataatctttcttttcCCAGCTAgacaatatttttgaaaaggaTTTCTTTGAGGTCTTTGATCCATCTTTCGTCAAGCAGTTCTCCACTTTAGCCGATTTCGACACAACTTCTGACTTGACCCACGGTAGAGGAGGAAGTCCCGGGATTCTAGGAATGCTCGGGAGGTTAGGTAGGCCCGGAATGTTAGGAAGCCCCGGGATGTTAGGAATCCTCGGAATGTTTGGTATTTCAGGGATGGTGGGAAGACTCGGGATATTGGGAAGACTCGGGATGATGGGAATTCCTGGGATGTTAGGAAGCCATGGGATGCTAGGAAACCCCGGTAGCAATACGGGGGGCGATAGAGGTGCTTTAGAGTCTGATAGGGAAGAGGTACCCCAACCAATCTTGGAGTCTCCAAGGCGGCTATAGCCTTTGCCGTGGTGGCGGCCTGCCACTAATTCTGACGGCTTAGGCCACGGTTTCTTTTGTAATCCAACGGTTGAAATCGGGAGAGAGACGAAGCATATCAGAGCCATAAGGAGTGTTGTTGCTAAAATGAAGCTACTCATGATTAGAGCAAAAACGAAAGATTAGTCAGTGTAAGTGAACTTATTTGTG
This sequence is a window from Arabidopsis thaliana chromosome 1 sequence. Protein-coding genes within it:
- a CDS encoding ECA1 gametogenesis related family protein (ECA1 gametogenesis related family protein; LOCATED IN: endomembrane system; EXPRESSED IN: petal, leaf whorl, sepal, flower; EXPRESSED DURING: 4 anthesis, petal differentiation and expansion stage; BEST Arabidopsis thaliana protein match is: hydroxyproline-rich glycoprotein family protein (TAIR:AT3G50570.1); Has 7891 Blast hits to 2246 proteins in 385 species: Archae - 0; Bacteria - 2651; Metazoa - 2792; Fungi - 510; Plants - 409; Viruses - 97; Other Eukaryotes - 1432 (source: NCBI BLink).), giving the protein MSSFILATTLLMALICFVSLPISTVGLQKKPWPKPSELVAGRHHGKGYSRLGDSKIGWGTSSLSDSKAPLSPPVLLPGFPSIPWLPNIPGIPIIPSLPNIPSLPTIPEIPNIPRIPNIPGLPNIPGLPNLPSIPRIPGLPPLPWVKSEVVSKSAKVENCLTKDGSKTSKKSFSKILSSWEKKDYFTLMDEECCEIVVNMDKKCNSHVQMLFKSPFFVPLLRYSCHIKHTKD